The following coding sequences are from one Granulicella sp. L56 window:
- the folK gene encoding 2-amino-4-hydroxy-6-hydroxymethyldihydropteridine diphosphokinase — MVVAGVAAVALGSNLESEFGDREANLREAVRRMRALGTVRAVSSFYDTEPVGYLAQPRFLNAALVLETELEPLELMRELLAIEHAMGRQRMIAKGPRVIDLDLLLYEAVVMATVELTLPHPEMHERRFVLEPLTEIAPGMVHPVLGKTVGEMLVAGMVA, encoded by the coding sequence ATGGTTGTGGCAGGAGTAGCTGCGGTTGCGTTGGGGTCGAACCTGGAGTCGGAGTTCGGCGACCGCGAGGCAAACCTGCGCGAGGCGGTGCGCAGAATGAGAGCGCTGGGGACGGTGCGGGCGGTGTCGTCGTTTTATGACACGGAGCCTGTGGGGTACCTGGCGCAGCCGCGTTTTCTAAATGCGGCGCTGGTGCTGGAGACGGAGCTGGAGCCTCTGGAACTGATGCGCGAGCTGCTTGCTATCGAACACGCGATGGGGCGGCAGCGGATGATCGCCAAGGGGCCGCGAGTGATCGACCTGGACCTGTTGCTGTACGAGGCGGTGGTGATGGCGACGGTGGAGCTGACGCTGCCGCATCCGGAGATGCATGAGCGGCGGTTTGTGCTGGAGCCGCTGACCGAGATCGCGCCGGGGATGGTGCATCCGGTGCTGGGCAAGACGGTGGGGGAGATGCTGGTTGCGGGGATGGTGGCTTAG
- the lpxC gene encoding UDP-3-O-acyl-N-acetylglucosamine deacetylase — MAFEAHFERTIRSEVGFSGVGLHSGAPVTMRLVPAPAGSGIVFRRTDLDNFEIAAIGRNVAKVSYATSLMRQSVLISTTEHLLSALIGFGVDNVIVEMDNLEVPILDGSSLPYVQAFHSVGLKQQRRRREYIRILKDVEVRDGSKFIGVYPGSGYGIEYTIDFPEPIGYERFTGDLATGDYVKLIAPARTFGFKEDEAMLRDMGLIRGVSDDSAIILSRQGVENGPLRFEDEFVRHKVLDLIGDLALAGRRIQGRVVAERAGHAMHTALVQRLMRDRSAWELAHGYDEVPDAEAVPMGLQQVSA; from the coding sequence GTGGCATTTGAGGCTCACTTTGAGCGGACAATCCGGTCGGAGGTAGGGTTCAGCGGTGTGGGGCTGCACAGCGGCGCGCCGGTCACGATGCGACTGGTTCCGGCCCCTGCGGGTTCGGGTATCGTCTTTCGCCGCACCGATCTGGACAACTTCGAGATTGCAGCGATTGGACGCAACGTGGCCAAGGTGAGCTACGCGACCAGCCTGATGCGGCAGAGCGTTTTGATCTCGACGACGGAGCATCTGCTGTCGGCGCTGATCGGGTTTGGCGTGGACAACGTCATCGTGGAGATGGACAACCTCGAAGTGCCGATCCTCGATGGAAGCTCGCTGCCTTATGTGCAGGCGTTTCATTCTGTTGGGCTGAAGCAGCAGCGTCGGAGGCGGGAGTATATCCGCATCTTGAAGGACGTCGAGGTGCGCGACGGGTCGAAGTTTATCGGCGTCTATCCGGGTTCGGGGTATGGCATTGAGTACACGATCGACTTTCCTGAGCCGATTGGTTATGAGCGGTTTACGGGTGACCTGGCGACTGGCGACTATGTTAAGTTGATCGCTCCTGCGCGGACCTTCGGCTTCAAGGAAGACGAGGCCATGCTGCGCGATATGGGGCTGATTCGCGGGGTCTCGGACGACAGCGCCATTATTTTGTCGCGGCAAGGCGTTGAAAATGGGCCGCTGCGGTTCGAGGACGAGTTTGTGCGGCACAAAGTTCTGGACCTGATTGGCGATCTGGCGCTGGCGGGACGGCGGATTCAGGGGCGGGTGGTGGCGGAGAGAGCGGGCCATGCCATGCATACGGCGCTGGTGCAACGGCTGATGCGGGACCGCTCGGCGTGGGAGCTGGCGCATGGGTACGATGAGGTGCCCGATGCGGAGGCTGTTCCGATGGGGTTGCAGCAGGTCTCTGCCTAA
- a CDS encoding M20 family metallopeptidase — protein sequence MNPKAVLACAETRSEWIRTSLRDLVRQESPSEDRTAVNAAVTLVEAHARTLGGRIKRHRQKQFGDVLELRFGPTRSPRKPILLLGHLDTVWPMGTLKTMPWREEGVHFYGPGVLDMKAGVIMALAAIDILRELKLSRPVILLLNSDEEVGSTVSRPITETLARECSAVFVLEPAQSLAYKTARKGVGQYEVQVTGVAAHSGVDFERGHSAILELAKLIQTISSFTDLSIGRTVNCGLISGGTRSNVIAQSATVEIDVRIAKASDAARVEKLFRSLKSSDPHCKLHITGGINRPPMERKSGTIALFKQARKLAVELGFDLPEASTGGGSDGNFTAALGIPTLDGMGAIGEGAHAAHEHVVTEHLVPRTALLAALLASAD from the coding sequence ATGAACCCTAAAGCCGTCCTCGCCTGCGCCGAAACCCGAAGCGAATGGATTCGCACCAGCCTTCGCGATCTCGTCCGCCAGGAATCCCCAAGTGAGGATCGGACGGCAGTTAACGCCGCAGTAACTCTCGTCGAAGCCCATGCCCGCACCCTCGGCGGCCGCATCAAACGCCATCGGCAAAAGCAGTTCGGCGACGTCCTCGAACTACGCTTCGGACCCACCCGTTCCCCGCGCAAGCCCATCCTCCTGCTCGGCCACCTCGACACCGTTTGGCCGATGGGAACCCTCAAAACCATGCCCTGGCGCGAAGAAGGAGTCCACTTTTACGGTCCCGGCGTCCTCGACATGAAGGCCGGAGTCATCATGGCGCTGGCCGCCATCGACATCCTACGCGAGCTGAAGCTCTCACGCCCCGTCATCCTTCTGCTCAACAGCGACGAAGAGGTCGGTAGCACCGTCTCTCGCCCCATCACCGAAACGCTCGCCCGCGAATGCTCCGCCGTCTTCGTGCTGGAACCCGCCCAGAGCCTCGCCTACAAGACCGCCCGCAAGGGAGTCGGCCAATATGAAGTGCAAGTCACAGGAGTCGCCGCACACAGCGGCGTCGACTTCGAGCGCGGCCACTCCGCCATTCTCGAACTGGCAAAGCTCATCCAGACCATCTCCAGCTTCACCGATCTCTCCATTGGCCGAACCGTAAACTGCGGCCTCATCTCCGGCGGAACCCGCTCCAACGTCATCGCCCAAAGCGCGACGGTCGAGATAGACGTCCGCATCGCCAAGGCCAGCGACGCCGCCCGCGTCGAAAAGCTCTTCCGCAGTCTCAAGTCCTCCGACCCCCACTGCAAGCTGCACATCACCGGAGGCATCAACCGCCCACCGATGGAGCGCAAGTCCGGCACCATCGCTCTCTTCAAACAAGCTCGCAAATTAGCCGTTGAATTAGGCTTCGACCTACCCGAAGCCTCCACCGGCGGCGGCTCCGACGGCAACTTCACCGCCGCACTCGGCATTCCCACACTCGACGGCATGGGAGCCATCGGCGAAGGCGCTCATGCCGCCCACGAACACGTCGTCACCGAGCACCTCGTCCCACGCACCGCGCTGCTGGCCGCCCTGCTTGCGAGTGCTGACTAG
- a CDS encoding nucleoside triphosphate pyrophosphatase: MLILASASPRRRELLTQAALSFTVEAADLNEERLPDEAAAAYVQRLAVEKAQAVWARHSAVDTEADPLIVLGADTAVVSEGNILGKPANAADARRMLQLLSGRTHAVLTGLAAVTRKGVKSEVEITQVTFNVIGDGEINEYVSTGEPLDKAGAYAIQGYAARWIPRIEGCYFNVVGLPIARTVALLAEADAGLAG; this comes from the coding sequence ATGCTGATACTTGCCTCTGCCTCGCCTCGTCGCCGCGAACTGCTAACTCAGGCGGCTCTCTCGTTTACCGTTGAAGCCGCCGATCTGAACGAAGAACGGTTGCCGGATGAGGCTGCTGCGGCTTATGTTCAGCGGCTGGCTGTCGAAAAGGCGCAGGCGGTGTGGGCTCGCCACTCGGCTGTCGATACGGAGGCAGACCCGCTGATCGTACTCGGGGCCGATACGGCTGTGGTCAGCGAGGGAAACATTCTCGGCAAACCTGCCAACGCTGCCGACGCGCGGCGCATGTTGCAGCTTTTGAGTGGACGTACTCACGCGGTGCTCACCGGGCTGGCTGCGGTGACGCGCAAGGGAGTCAAGAGCGAGGTGGAGATCACGCAGGTGACCTTCAACGTCATCGGCGATGGCGAGATCAATGAGTATGTCTCCACCGGTGAGCCGCTGGACAAGGCCGGAGCGTATGCCATTCAGGGTTATGCTGCGCGGTGGATTCCACGAATTGAAGGCTGCTACTTCAATGTGGTTGGGTTGCCGATTGCGCGGACTGTCGCTCTGCTTGCCGAAGCGGACGCCGGATTAGCGGGCTAG
- a CDS encoding D-hexose-6-phosphate mutarotase translates to MELVELNEHFAIPGVLGFHQIPGGLIYADVTTPHATATIYLQGAHLTAWQPAGERPVLFLSRKSDFVPGKPIRGGVPIAFPWFANRHDGKAGPSHGFARIQDWTLAFAALAGEDLHLTFTLAPTEMSRELGFDNFRLAYRLVIGRTLTMQLAVANDAAVPLVFEEALHTYYSVMDVHEVTVTGLEPTPFIDKADGMREKPAAHAPLTFAGATDRVYQSTAATCVLHDAAGRRKITVAKTNSDTTVVFNPWKAMADLGEDEWHEMLCVETVNAAANTVTLAPGETHAMQAVISVEKNPLVN, encoded by the coding sequence ATGGAACTTGTTGAGCTTAACGAACACTTCGCTATCCCTGGTGTTCTGGGGTTTCACCAGATCCCCGGCGGGCTGATCTATGCCGACGTGACGACGCCCCATGCGACGGCCACGATCTATCTGCAGGGCGCGCACCTGACGGCGTGGCAGCCGGCGGGCGAGCGACCGGTGCTTTTTCTCAGCCGTAAGAGCGACTTTGTGCCGGGCAAACCCATCCGCGGCGGTGTGCCGATTGCCTTTCCATGGTTTGCCAATCGGCATGACGGCAAGGCCGGGCCGTCGCACGGCTTTGCCCGCATTCAGGACTGGACGCTTGCCTTTGCCGCGCTCGCGGGAGAGGACCTGCACCTGACCTTCACGCTGGCTCCCACAGAGATGAGCCGCGAGCTGGGCTTCGACAACTTCCGCCTGGCGTATCGGCTGGTGATTGGCAGGACGCTCACCATGCAGCTTGCGGTGGCCAACGATGCTGCGGTGCCGCTGGTCTTTGAAGAGGCGCTGCACACCTATTACTCCGTGATGGATGTTCATGAGGTCACGGTGACTGGGCTGGAGCCGACGCCGTTTATCGACAAGGCCGACGGGATGCGCGAGAAGCCTGCCGCCCATGCGCCGCTCACCTTTGCCGGGGCTACCGACCGCGTCTATCAGAGCACGGCTGCCACCTGCGTTCTGCATGATGCTGCCGGACGCCGAAAGATTACGGTGGCGAAGACAAACTCCGATACCACTGTCGTCTTCAATCCGTGGAAGGCGATGGCCGATCTAGGCGAAGACGAATGGCATGAGATGCTGTGCGTCGAGACGGTCAACGCAGCGGCCAATACGGTGACGCTGGCTCCGGGAGAGACGCACGCGATGCAGGCTGTGATCTCGGTGGAGAAGAACCCTCTTGTGAATTGA
- a CDS encoding NIPSNAP family protein, whose translation MKRREFLTSSLAASTLAFANQAQSQTPAAGPREYYHLRKYHLQTGPQTKLTDNFVGDALIPALNRLGIAPVGAFHLDLGPETPKLYVLMPSTNLETLVNVDLRLAEDEAFMKAAEPFWSAPATAPAFIRTESTLLSAFPGHPRLTPPPSAAQHGKRVFQLRTYESPSDADHVRKVEMFHKGEFEYFQKAGFDQVFYGDTLIGPRMPNLTYMLSYPELSDLTEKWKAFGSDPGWKKLSSDPRYAFEQIVSNISNLILSPAPYSQI comes from the coding sequence ATGAAACGGCGTGAATTCTTGACCTCGTCCCTTGCCGCGTCCACTCTTGCGTTTGCGAATCAGGCACAATCGCAGACCCCTGCCGCCGGTCCCCGCGAGTACTATCACCTGCGCAAGTACCACCTGCAGACCGGGCCGCAGACGAAGCTGACGGACAACTTTGTGGGCGACGCGCTGATTCCCGCGCTGAACCGGCTGGGCATTGCGCCGGTGGGCGCATTTCATCTCGACCTGGGCCCGGAGACGCCGAAGCTCTATGTGCTGATGCCTTCGACTAATCTTGAGACTCTGGTGAACGTCGATCTGCGGCTGGCCGAGGACGAGGCCTTCATGAAAGCGGCGGAGCCGTTCTGGAGCGCGCCTGCCACTGCGCCCGCGTTCATCCGCACGGAGAGCACGCTGCTCAGCGCCTTCCCCGGCCATCCCAGGCTGACTCCTCCGCCTTCGGCGGCGCAGCACGGCAAGCGCGTCTTTCAGCTTCGCACCTACGAGAGCCCAAGCGATGCCGACCACGTTCGCAAGGTGGAGATGTTCCACAAAGGCGAGTTCGAGTACTTTCAGAAGGCGGGCTTTGACCAGGTCTTTTATGGCGACACGCTGATTGGGCCACGTATGCCCAACCTGACCTACATGCTCAGCTATCCCGAGTTGTCGGACCTGACCGAGAAATGGAAGGCATTCGGCAGCGATCCCGGCTGGAAGAAGCTGTCGAGCGATCCGCGCTACGCCTTCGAGCAGATCGTGAGCAACATCTCGAACCTGATTCTCAGCCCGGCACCGTACTCGCAGATTTAA
- a CDS encoding CDP-alcohol phosphatidyltransferase family protein, translated as MTWTSAFGKGSGWLLQKIVNGLALTRISPNVLTFIGLLINIVAALFFGFARVRNADRMFFYAGLIIIGAGIFDMVDGRVARQTNQVSVFGAFFDSVIDRYSDVVIFFGLLVFYARGNRLFYVGLVAFVMTASLMVSYTRARAEALIGSCKVGFMERPERIVCVILGALCNHWGVMAAALWVLAFFSTTTVIHRIRYTYLETERRKLLPTR; from the coding sequence TTGACCTGGACAAGTGCATTCGGCAAGGGCAGCGGCTGGCTGCTGCAGAAGATCGTCAACGGTCTTGCACTTACCCGAATCTCACCCAACGTGCTTACCTTTATCGGCCTGCTGATCAACATTGTTGCCGCGCTCTTCTTCGGCTTCGCTCGCGTCCGCAATGCCGATCGCATGTTTTTTTATGCGGGGCTGATCATCATCGGCGCCGGTATCTTCGACATGGTCGATGGCCGGGTGGCGCGCCAGACCAACCAGGTTTCGGTCTTCGGCGCGTTCTTCGATTCGGTGATCGACCGCTACTCCGACGTGGTGATCTTCTTCGGCCTGCTGGTCTTTTATGCCCGCGGCAACCGGCTGTTCTATGTCGGGCTGGTGGCTTTCGTCATGACCGCATCGCTGATGGTGAGCTATACGCGCGCACGCGCCGAGGCGCTGATCGGGAGCTGCAAGGTCGGATTCATGGAACGGCCCGAGCGTATCGTCTGCGTCATTCTTGGTGCGCTGTGCAACCATTGGGGAGTGATGGCGGCCGCGCTTTGGGTGCTCGCCTTCTTCTCGACGACGACGGTGATCCACCGCATTCGGTATACCTATCTCGAAACCGAACGCCGAAAATTATTGCCGACGCGCTGA